Genomic segment of Sinorhizobium meliloti:
CGCCGTGCAACGGCTTGTCGGACACGCAGAGCAATGTCCCATAGGGAACGCGGAAGCGGAACCCGTTGGCGGCGATGGTAGCCGATTCCATGTCGAGCGCGATGGCTCGGGCCTGCGAGAGTCGTTTGACCGGCCCGCGCTGGTCGCGCAGTTCCCAGTTGCGGTTGTCGATCGTCGCGACCGTACCCGTGCGCATGATCTGTTTGAGGTCGTAGCCCTTGTAGCCCGTCACTTCGGCGACGGCGTCCTGCAGGGCAACCTGCACCTCGGCCAGTGCGGGTAAGGGAATCCAGACCGGCAGGTCGTCATCGAGCACGTGATCCTCGCGCATATAGGCATGCGCCAGCACGTAATCGCCGAGCCGCTGGCTGTTGCGCAGGCCCGCGCAATGGCCGAGCATCAGCCAGACATGCGGCCTCAACACGGCGATATGGTCGGTGATCGTCTTGGCATTGGATGGGCCGACGCCGATATTGACGAGAGTGATGCCGCCGTGCCCCTTCTTCTTCAGATGATAGGCGGGCATCTGCGGCAGGCGGGCGAGCGAATAGTCGGCATCCGGCCGGTCGGCACCCGCGGGGGTGGTGATGTTGCCTGGTTCGATGAAGGCGGTGTAACCGTTGCCGCCCTCCGCCATCTGCTGGCGCGCCCAGGCGCAGAACTCGTCGACATAGAACTGATAGTTCGTGAAAAGCACGAAGTTCTGGAAGTGCCTGGCGCTGGTCGCGGTATAGTGGCTGAGGCGCGCGAGCGAATAGTCGATGCGCTGCGCCGTGAAGGGCGCGAGCGGCGACGGCTCTCCCGGACCCGGCTCGTAGGAGCCGTTGGCGATCTCGTCGTCGGTGGTCGTAAGATCCGGCGCGTCGAAAAGGTCGCGCAGCGGAATGTCGATGCCGTCGGCCGCAGACGCTTCGACATGCGCCCCTTCGCCAAAGGCGAAATGGAGGGGGATCGGTGTCGAGGATTCCGACACCGTGACGGCGACGCCGTGGTTGCGCATGAGATGGCCGAGCTGTTCTTTCAAATAGTGCCGGAACAGTTTGGGCCGGGTGATGGTCGTCGTGTAGACGCCGGGCGCGCTGACATAGCCGAAGGAAAGCCTCGAATCGACGTGTCCGAAGCTGCTCGTCTCGATGCTGACCTGCGGATAGCAGGCGCGGAAACGAGTGAGGGGCCTGCCGCTTTTCCCGAGACCTTCGAAGGCTTCGCAGAGGAAGCGAGTGTTGCGTTCGTAGAGCGCTTCCAGACAATCGACGGCCTGGGTCGCATCGTCGAAGAGCTGCGGCTCGAAGGGTTCAGGGGTGGCGACGGAGAGGACGGAGTGTGAAGAGATTCGCTTGTTCATGTCGCATTATATGCAGCCCCTTTCGACAAGCAAACGACAAGAGTGCTGTTTTTTGTTCTACAGCGCCGCACGTTGTACGTCAGCGAGGCCCTGCGAGAATGATCGCGCTGCCGGCGAGCGCCACGGCGGCGCCCGTCATGTCCCAGTGATCCGGCCGGACGCCTTCGGCAAGCCAGAGCCAAGAGAGCGACGCGACGATGTAGACGCCGCCATAGGCGGCATAAGTGCGGCCCGCCGCTGCCGTGTCCACCATCGTCAGCAGCCAGGCGAAAAGCGCAAGCGAAGCCATGCCGGGAATGAGCCACAGGGTGGATTTGCCAAGTCTCAGCCAGGACCAGAAGGCAAAGCATCCGGCGATTTCGGCAAGAGCTGCGGCAAAATAGATAGCGTATGCGGGCATGGCTTACAGGTCCTCCCGATCAGGAGAGGAGCGCACTTTCAACCGATATGCAAGGACCGAAGGCGGCGTCTCGAAATCAGCTCATCGCCTGGCGCTGGAGGGTGACGAAAAGAACGAAGCCGGCACCGTTCTTGCCGATGCCGTAGCCGGCGGCTTTGCTGTAAGCGACCGCTCCGATGGGAGCGATCAGCAGGCCCGCGAGTATCAGGAGCCTGAGCGAGAGAATGGCAGAGGAGACGAGCGCGGCCATTCCACAGCTTCCTTCAGAGTTTGGCTTGGCAGTATTGCGCCGTGTGAGCGGTGCAATCCGTGAGCGAACCGATATAGGTGTTCTGGCGGCGGCGTTCCGTGTCGGCGCCGACTGCGGCGGCAAGCGTCATCGCGAAGACGACCATGAGCAGGCTGATAATGGTGAGGCGGCGAGCGAGAATGTCCATGGTTCCGTCCGTTGAAGCGAGACACGTTCAAATCGATTGATTGTCTTTTCGCACAACCAAACTGAACTCTGGCTGAGACGTCCGTTCATCTGGCGTTCATCTAAGCAGCGCCGGAGATGTGCAGCGGTTTAGGGAGAACGATCATGCACTTAAACGAATGCGCGTCGGACTGCGGCCTTGCCGTTGAGCCGTCGTGTTCCTAAGTCTGTCCTTCCGACAAATCAGGAGAGACGCGATGACCGCTCCGATCGAGCTTTATTACTGGCCCACGCCGAACGGCTGGAAGATCACCATAATGCTGGAGGAGCTCGGCGTTCCCTACGTCGTCAAGTACATAAATATCGGCCGGGGCGATCAGTTCCAGCCGGACTTCCTGAAGATCTCGCCGAACAACCGGATGCCGGCGATCGTCGATCCGGACGGTCCGGGCGGCGAGCCCATCTCCGTATTC
This window contains:
- a CDS encoding AMP nucleosidase codes for the protein MNKRISSHSVLSVATPEPFEPQLFDDATQAVDCLEALYERNTRFLCEAFEGLGKSGRPLTRFRACYPQVSIETSSFGHVDSRLSFGYVSAPGVYTTTITRPKLFRHYLKEQLGHLMRNHGVAVTVSESSTPIPLHFAFGEGAHVEASAADGIDIPLRDLFDAPDLTTTDDEIANGSYEPGPGEPSPLAPFTAQRIDYSLARLSHYTATSARHFQNFVLFTNYQFYVDEFCAWARQQMAEGGNGYTAFIEPGNITTPAGADRPDADYSLARLPQMPAYHLKKKGHGGITLVNIGVGPSNAKTITDHIAVLRPHVWLMLGHCAGLRNSQRLGDYVLAHAYMREDHVLDDDLPVWIPLPALAEVQVALQDAVAEVTGYKGYDLKQIMRTGTVATIDNRNWELRDQRGPVKRLSQARAIALDMESATIAANGFRFRVPYGTLLCVSDKPLHGELKLPGMASAFYRTQVSQHLKIGILALQKLAAMPSEKLHSRKLRSFYETSFQ
- a CDS encoding YnfA family protein — protein: MPAYAIYFAAALAEIAGCFAFWSWLRLGKSTLWLIPGMASLALFAWLLTMVDTAAAGRTYAAYGGVYIVASLSWLWLAEGVRPDHWDMTGAAVALAGSAIILAGPR